A genomic segment from uncultured Alistipes sp. encodes:
- a CDS encoding TIM-barrel domain-containing protein produces the protein MKKSFLILVICLVQTLQAQNLQKNIAYEDEHVRFTVIADGAVRLEYAPDGEFVDAKSFVAVEREYPAAEYKVKKGAWIEISTPKMILRYKKNSGPFTAANLSIRSPKGAAVPFVWKPGTTQKGNLKGTYRTLDGYDGDTYIYDENHPKIPLEDGLLATDGWTLIDDSVNFLFDGNREWEWVKKRPENDSQDWYFLAYGHDYKSALRDFTLFAGKIPLPPRYAFGYWWSRYWTYSDKELRSLVNKFRAYDIPLDVLVIDIDWHYLEGDRGGWTGWTWNRNLFPDPQKFLAWLDEEGLRSTFNLHPADGVRCGEDNYAAIARDMGIDPASKQTVPWVSSDKRFISSMFRNILSPMEKDGVDFWWLDWQQSLYDAKLEGLSNTWWLNYVFFSNMEQNRAVRPMLYHRWGGLGNHRYQIGFSGDTSISWASLDFQPYFNSTASNVLYGYWSHDIGGHHMADRIDPELYIRWMQFGALSPILRTHSTKSGVLKKEVWNFAPEYADILRHVIRQRYMLAPYIYTMARNAYETGLSLCRPMYYDWPEVEEAYAFRNQYMFGEDILVAPITAPGKDGYAALKVWLPEGEWYEWQTGTLLTGGRVVERSFALDEYPVYVRAGAVLPMYNDTVKNLNANDEEVVLTVFPGGNGEFSMYEDNGDDKNYATEFAVTPLRSMREGNTLTVSVGKRTGTYKDMPAARKFSVKVLASTAPVAVTVNGAKADWAYDGDDFSLIVDIPETDCAAEKVVCIKYDDTEVDFNGLSAAARRLARAMEEFKYAVTDKPWDISWHYSYTDEFGPMGVLGEAVQYAPERIPELVGAFRKAWDDLPGVLERQGLSQEEAAWFLTKIGQHKQ, from the coding sequence ATGAAGAAATCATTTTTAATACTGGTAATTTGCCTGGTGCAGACTCTGCAAGCACAAAATCTGCAGAAAAATATCGCCTACGAGGATGAACACGTACGGTTTACTGTCATTGCCGATGGGGCTGTGCGGCTGGAATACGCCCCTGACGGAGAGTTCGTCGACGCCAAGTCGTTCGTGGCCGTGGAACGGGAGTATCCTGCTGCGGAGTATAAGGTGAAAAAGGGCGCGTGGATCGAGATCTCAACTCCGAAGATGATCCTGCGCTACAAAAAGAACTCGGGCCCGTTCACGGCCGCGAACCTCTCGATTCGCTCGCCCAAAGGTGCCGCCGTGCCCTTCGTCTGGAAGCCGGGCACGACGCAGAAGGGCAACCTCAAAGGTACCTACCGCACGCTGGACGGTTACGACGGCGACACCTATATTTACGATGAAAACCACCCGAAGATACCTCTCGAAGACGGATTGCTGGCCACTGACGGTTGGACGCTCATCGATGATTCCGTAAATTTCCTTTTCGATGGCAACAGGGAGTGGGAATGGGTGAAAAAACGCCCCGAGAACGACAGCCAGGATTGGTATTTCCTTGCCTATGGACATGACTACAAGTCCGCATTGAGGGACTTCACACTCTTTGCCGGCAAGATTCCTTTGCCGCCGCGCTACGCTTTCGGATACTGGTGGAGCCGTTACTGGACCTACTCGGATAAGGAACTGCGCTCCCTGGTGAACAAATTCCGGGCCTATGACATTCCGTTGGATGTGCTGGTGATCGACATCGACTGGCACTATCTCGAAGGCGACCGCGGCGGCTGGACAGGCTGGACGTGGAACCGCAATCTCTTCCCCGACCCGCAGAAGTTCCTCGCATGGCTCGACGAAGAAGGTCTCCGCTCGACGTTCAATCTCCATCCGGCCGACGGCGTGAGGTGCGGTGAGGACAACTATGCCGCCATAGCGCGGGATATGGGTATCGATCCAGCCTCGAAGCAGACCGTACCGTGGGTTTCGTCCGACAAGAGATTCATCAGCAGTATGTTCCGCAACATCCTCTCGCCCATGGAAAAAGACGGTGTGGATTTCTGGTGGCTCGACTGGCAGCAGTCTCTCTACGACGCAAAACTCGAAGGATTGAGCAATACCTGGTGGCTCAACTATGTATTCTTCAGCAATATGGAACAGAATCGCGCAGTACGTCCGATGCTCTATCACCGCTGGGGCGGACTGGGCAACCACCGCTATCAGATCGGCTTCTCGGGCGACACATCGATCTCGTGGGCTTCGCTCGACTTCCAGCCTTACTTCAACTCCACGGCTTCGAACGTGCTCTACGGCTATTGGAGTCACGACATCGGCGGACACCACATGGCCGACCGGATCGACCCCGAGCTCTACATCCGCTGGATGCAGTTCGGAGCTTTGAGCCCTATTCTGCGTACACACTCCACGAAGAGCGGAGTATTGAAAAAAGAGGTGTGGAACTTCGCTCCCGAATATGCCGACATTCTGCGTCACGTCATTCGGCAACGTTATATGCTTGCACCCTATATCTACACCATGGCCCGCAACGCCTACGAAACGGGACTTTCGCTCTGCAGACCGATGTATTACGACTGGCCCGAAGTCGAAGAGGCTTATGCGTTCCGCAACCAGTACATGTTCGGCGAGGATATTCTCGTCGCGCCGATCACCGCTCCGGGCAAAGACGGTTATGCGGCCTTGAAAGTATGGCTGCCCGAAGGCGAATGGTATGAGTGGCAGACCGGGACATTACTCACGGGAGGCCGCGTCGTAGAGCGTTCGTTCGCACTGGATGAATATCCGGTTTATGTCAGGGCCGGGGCTGTCCTGCCCATGTATAATGATACGGTGAAGAATCTGAATGCGAATGACGAAGAGGTCGTGCTGACGGTTTTCCCCGGCGGCAACGGCGAATTCTCGATGTACGAAGATAATGGCGACGACAAGAATTACGCCACGGAATTTGCCGTTACGCCGCTCCGTTCCATGCGTGAAGGCAACACACTGACGGTCTCCGTCGGGAAACGTACCGGAACGTACAAGGATATGCCTGCAGCGCGGAAATTCTCGGTAAAAGTGCTCGCATCGACGGCTCCGGTTGCGGTAACGGTGAACGGAGCGAAAGCAGACTGGGCGTATGACGGCGATGATTTCTCGCTCATAGTCGACATTCCCGAAACGGATTGTGCCGCAGAAAAGGTCGTATGCATCAAATATGACGATACGGAAGTCGATTTCAACGGTCTGTCTGCAGCAGCCCGCCGTCTGGCGCGTGCGATGGAAGAGTTCAAGTACGCCGTGACGGACAAGCCGTGGGACATTTCGTGGCATTACTCGTACACGGATGAATTCGGTCCGATGGGCGTGTTAGGCGAAGCCGTGCAGTACGCTCCCGAGCGTATTCCGGAGTTGGTCGGAGCTTTCCGCAAGGCTTGGGACGACCTGCCGGGCGTCCTCGAACGTCAGGGCCTCTCCCAGGAAGAGGCAGCGTGGTTTCTTACAAAGATCGGCCAACATAAACAATGA
- a CDS encoding family 43 glycosylhydrolase: protein MSHKYILCAFALLLAACGNSRKSGGQTATYTNPVIATDAPDPSVIRADDGSYYLYATGHGYSIFHSEDLVAWERVGAAFTDQTWPAAIRNGRRGDLWAPEICRINDKYVLFYSLWFGDVKYSVIGYATADRPEGPFTDRGVLIDSQQIGVEQSIDQYYYEENGKSYLFWGSFRNIYVLELDVTDDARIAPKPETKRLFAGTAFEGTNIYKRDGWYYFFASTGDFAGGAESTYQTVVARSRNLLGPYVDRQGRTTLDNGCEVILRRNDKFAGPGHNAGLIEDAEGRTWMFYHAYDCSCPEQGRLGMLDEVCWDDEGWPCIGNGSPSLHATAPSVEQ from the coding sequence ATGAGCCATAAATATATTCTATGTGCATTCGCACTTCTGCTTGCCGCCTGCGGCAACTCCCGGAAGAGCGGCGGACAGACAGCGACCTATACGAATCCCGTCATCGCAACCGATGCCCCCGATCCTTCGGTCATCCGCGCCGATGACGGCAGCTACTACCTCTATGCTACCGGCCACGGCTACTCGATCTTCCATTCCGAAGACCTTGTCGCCTGGGAACGCGTCGGAGCGGCTTTCACCGACCAGACATGGCCCGCGGCAATCCGTAACGGTCGCCGGGGTGATTTGTGGGCTCCCGAGATTTGTCGCATAAATGACAAATACGTGCTTTTCTATTCGCTCTGGTTCGGAGATGTAAAATACAGCGTCATCGGCTATGCCACAGCCGACAGACCCGAAGGTCCCTTTACGGATCGGGGCGTGCTCATCGACAGCCAGCAGATCGGCGTCGAACAGTCCATCGACCAATATTACTACGAGGAGAACGGCAAGTCCTATCTTTTCTGGGGCAGTTTCCGCAACATCTACGTCCTGGAACTCGACGTAACGGACGATGCGCGCATCGCTCCGAAACCCGAAACCAAACGTCTCTTTGCCGGAACGGCTTTCGAGGGTACGAATATCTACAAGCGGGATGGATGGTACTACTTCTTCGCTTCGACGGGCGATTTCGCCGGCGGCGCTGAAAGTACCTACCAAACCGTAGTGGCACGCTCGCGCAACCTGCTGGGGCCCTATGTGGACAGGCAAGGGCGTACGACACTCGACAACGGCTGCGAAGTGATCCTGCGACGCAATGACAAATTCGCGGGGCCGGGTCACAATGCCGGCCTCATAGAGGATGCAGAGGGCCGGACATGGATGTTTTACCATGCTTACGATTGTTCCTGTCCGGAACAGGGGCGTTTGGGAATGCTCGATGAAGTATGCTGGGACGATGAAGGATGGCCCTGCATCGGGAACGGAAGCCCGTCGTTGCATGCAACGGCTCCGTCCGTCGAACAATAG
- a CDS encoding glycoside hydrolase family 3 N-terminal domain-containing protein — protein MLACSAPQTETDRRVEQLLDEMTLTEKIGQMAQLTIEPFVIADGTGGFTLDTALLREAIVEYGVGSLLNVPLSESQPAEVWGPFIGELQRIATDETRLGIPIIYGVDQVHGGTYTLGSTLFPQQIALAATWNPAHARRMGEITAYEMRACNIPWNFAPILDLGADPRFPRQYEGFGEDPYLGSVLGCELVKGQEGEANDVDHPEHVATCLKHFLGYSVPASGKDRTPANIPWNALMEYHLPAFRKALDAGAHSVMVNSGIIDNEPVHASRRILTGLLREELGFEGVIVTDYEDLEKLHVRDHLAATSKEAIRLGIDAGIDMAMIPIDFRGFCRDLCELVEEGAISETRIDESVRRILKLKFELGLFERPNTLPTDYPRYGCEEHRQASYAAAAEAITLLKNDGGLLPLNPTEGRKILVCGPNAQSRRALCGGWTVTWQGHGIERHPELCKTLAEALGERFGRRNIEVIPGVSYDAHESRYDTEHRDRFDEAVEAARRADVVVLCLGENSYCEKPGDLNDLALDPLQTELAERIAAAGKPVVLVLSEGRPRLISKFSAKIPAIVQSYLPGPQGADAVADVITGKVNPSGKLPYTYPAFPNSLAVYYHKYADEQSNTDATYKYEGDYNPEFVFGHGLSYTTFAYSRAELTYEGDEIVIKADITNTGDRAGQEVVQLYSRDLYASLIPDVKRLRRFEKIALQPGQTRTVEFRLTKEDLAFYNLENERIFEPGEFLFEIGASSADIRATLSFSIK, from the coding sequence ATGCTGGCATGTTCTGCGCCTCAGACCGAGACCGACCGCCGTGTCGAACAGCTGCTCGACGAGATGACCTTGACCGAAAAGATCGGACAAATGGCCCAACTGACCATCGAACCCTTCGTCATAGCTGACGGAACGGGCGGCTTCACGCTCGACACGGCCCTGCTGCGCGAGGCAATCGTGGAGTACGGCGTCGGGTCGCTGCTCAACGTTCCGCTGAGCGAATCCCAGCCTGCCGAGGTGTGGGGTCCTTTCATCGGGGAGCTCCAGCGGATCGCCACGGACGAAACCCGTCTGGGCATTCCCATCATTTACGGCGTGGATCAGGTCCACGGGGGAACCTACACGCTCGGCTCGACGCTCTTCCCGCAGCAGATAGCCCTCGCGGCGACATGGAATCCCGCGCATGCCCGACGCATGGGCGAGATCACGGCCTACGAGATGCGGGCCTGCAACATCCCGTGGAACTTCGCCCCGATCCTCGACCTCGGGGCCGACCCGCGCTTCCCGCGCCAGTACGAAGGTTTCGGCGAAGATCCCTATCTGGGCTCGGTGCTGGGCTGCGAGTTAGTGAAGGGACAGGAGGGTGAAGCGAACGACGTGGACCATCCGGAGCACGTCGCCACATGCCTGAAACATTTTCTCGGCTATTCGGTACCGGCCAGCGGCAAGGACCGCACACCGGCCAACATTCCGTGGAACGCCCTTATGGAGTATCACCTGCCGGCGTTCCGGAAAGCCCTCGACGCCGGAGCGCACTCCGTGATGGTTAACTCCGGAATCATCGACAACGAGCCGGTGCACGCCAGTCGCAGGATTCTGACCGGACTGCTGCGCGAAGAACTGGGCTTCGAGGGAGTAATCGTCACCGACTACGAGGATCTCGAAAAACTGCATGTTCGCGATCACCTGGCCGCAACCTCCAAGGAGGCCATCCGGCTGGGCATCGATGCCGGAATCGACATGGCGATGATTCCGATCGACTTCCGGGGCTTCTGCCGCGACCTGTGCGAACTCGTGGAGGAAGGGGCCATCTCCGAGACACGCATTGACGAATCGGTCCGGCGCATCCTGAAGCTCAAATTCGAACTCGGACTTTTCGAACGTCCGAACACCCTGCCCACAGACTATCCCCGTTATGGTTGCGAAGAGCACCGACAGGCGTCCTACGCGGCCGCTGCCGAGGCGATCACGCTCCTGAAAAACGACGGCGGCCTGCTGCCGCTCAATCCCACCGAGGGCCGAAAGATACTGGTCTGCGGACCCAATGCGCAGAGCCGCAGGGCGTTGTGCGGCGGATGGACCGTCACGTGGCAGGGACACGGCATCGAACGTCACCCCGAGTTGTGCAAGACCCTCGCCGAAGCCCTCGGCGAGCGGTTCGGACGCCGCAACATCGAGGTCATTCCCGGCGTGAGCTATGATGCGCACGAGAGCCGTTACGACACCGAACACCGCGACCGTTTCGATGAAGCTGTGGAGGCAGCCCGGCGGGCCGATGTCGTCGTGCTATGCCTCGGCGAGAACTCCTACTGCGAGAAACCGGGCGACCTGAACGATCTGGCACTCGATCCCCTGCAAACCGAACTGGCCGAGCGCATCGCTGCAGCCGGGAAACCCGTCGTGCTGGTGCTCTCGGAGGGGCGTCCGCGACTGATCTCGAAATTCTCGGCCAAAATCCCCGCTATCGTGCAGAGCTACCTCCCCGGACCGCAGGGGGCCGACGCCGTGGCCGACGTGATTACGGGAAAGGTCAATCCGAGCGGGAAATTGCCCTATACCTACCCGGCGTTCCCCAACTCGCTGGCTGTCTATTACCACAAGTACGCCGACGAACAAAGCAACACCGACGCTACCTACAAGTATGAGGGCGATTACAACCCTGAATTCGTCTTCGGCCACGGACTGAGCTATACTACGTTCGCATACTCCAGGGCGGAACTGACGTACGAGGGCGATGAGATTGTCATTAAGGCCGACATTACAAACACGGGTGACCGTGCCGGTCAAGAAGTCGTGCAACTCTACTCGCGTGACCTCTACGCCTCGCTCATACCCGACGTCAAACGCCTGCGCAGATTCGAAAAAATCGCATTGCAGCCCGGCCAGACCCGTACCGTGGAGTTCCGGCTCACGAAGGAAGACCTCGCATTCTACAACCTTGAAAACGAACGCATCTTCGAACCCGGCGAGTTCCTCTTCGAAATCGGCGCTTCGTCCGCAGATATTCGGGCAACGCTTTCCTTCTCGATAAAATAG
- a CDS encoding folylpolyglutamate synthase/dihydrofolate synthase family protein, with the protein MNYNQTLEFLFQSLPAFETQGATGYKPGLERISAFCRHIGNPQRNFFTIHVAGTNGKGSVAHIIASVLQQAGYRTGLFTSPHLVDFRERIRVDGEMIPKQKVVNFVDKHHDKMVELELSFFEMTAAMAFDYFAQSDVEVAVIETGLGGRLDATNIIVPILSIVTNIGLEHTALLGDTLQKIAAEKAGIIKKSIPVIVGEADNRYNEVFEQVAAANKSRVIYAEKAFLCEEQHSEGEHQHFRLRRTRDDQDFEVELDLQGDYQRRNIVTASAAVDFLHEETPLTISRRAYLEGLKNAAANTALMGRWQKLADTPLTICDTGHNAHGIAWVARQLKETPHRELYCIIGFVRDKDLAHILPLLPHDAHYIFTQARSERALPAADLTAKAAIYGLHGEAVEQVADALVRARELASAEDMIFIGGSTYVVAEVL; encoded by the coding sequence ATGAACTATAACCAGACTCTCGAATTCCTCTTCCAGTCGCTGCCCGCCTTCGAAACCCAGGGCGCAACGGGATACAAACCGGGATTGGAGCGCATCTCCGCATTCTGCCGACACATCGGAAACCCCCAGCGAAACTTCTTCACGATCCATGTCGCCGGAACAAACGGAAAAGGCTCCGTCGCACACATCATCGCCTCGGTGCTCCAGCAGGCCGGGTATCGAACCGGACTCTTCACCTCGCCCCACCTCGTCGATTTCCGCGAACGGATCCGCGTCGACGGCGAGATGATCCCCAAACAGAAGGTCGTCAACTTCGTCGACAAGCACCACGACAAGATGGTCGAACTCGAACTCTCGTTCTTCGAAATGACCGCAGCCATGGCCTTCGACTACTTCGCACAGAGCGATGTCGAGGTCGCCGTTATCGAAACCGGACTCGGAGGTCGGCTCGACGCCACGAACATCATCGTCCCGATCCTCAGCATCGTCACCAACATCGGGCTCGAACACACCGCCCTGCTGGGCGATACGCTCCAGAAAATCGCAGCCGAAAAGGCCGGAATCATCAAGAAGAGCATCCCGGTGATCGTCGGAGAGGCCGACAACCGCTACAACGAAGTCTTCGAACAGGTCGCTGCCGCCAACAAGTCCCGCGTAATCTATGCCGAAAAGGCCTTTCTCTGCGAAGAACAGCATTCCGAAGGGGAACACCAGCACTTCCGCCTCCGCAGGACCCGCGACGATCAGGACTTCGAGGTCGAACTCGACCTGCAGGGAGACTACCAGCGCCGCAATATCGTGACGGCATCCGCCGCCGTGGATTTCCTCCACGAAGAGACCCCGCTGACGATCTCCCGCCGCGCCTATCTCGAAGGCTTGAAAAATGCCGCCGCAAACACCGCGCTGATGGGCCGCTGGCAGAAGCTGGCCGACACTCCCCTCACCATCTGCGACACCGGACACAATGCCCACGGAATCGCCTGGGTCGCCCGACAACTCAAGGAGACGCCACACCGGGAACTCTACTGCATCATCGGATTCGTCCGCGACAAGGACCTGGCGCACATCCTCCCGCTGCTGCCCCACGACGCACACTACATCTTCACGCAGGCCCGTTCCGAGCGGGCTCTCCCGGCCGCCGATCTCACTGCCAAGGCCGCCATTTACGGATTGCACGGTGAAGCCGTCGAGCAGGTCGCCGACGCCCTGGTTCGCGCCCGGGAACTCGCCTCTGCCGAAGACATGATCTTCATCGGAGGAAGCACCTACGTCGTGGCAGAAGTGCTGTAA
- the lnt gene encoding apolipoprotein N-acyltransferase: protein MLRRFAAVILSAILLAPGWLGISGMTLFAGLVPLLWISDSYGDSRREWWGMFGWAALAFVLWNILTVWWIWFATPVGPVAATLASTTVNLFAFMLFHTVSRKAHKALAYVTLVSAWIATEYWYTVGDFSWPWLILGNGFSHEVWAVQWYEYTGVFGGSLWVLVANILIFEAWKERRNLRKWIAPALAVGLPIIASLIIRSSWSQPDEGTVRVSIIQPNVDCYDKFHGDAERQKQNILDLLAQVPQDAQFILLPETAVPGYYREPALSDSPWSDGLPGTFWEQLTDSLRSRHPNALLIAGTNTIRSYPAGAQTETARPDRFGTGYYDVFNTAVGLDSAGRMQLHHKGRLVIGVENTPTWVFDVLRFLVIDLGGVVGQIGKGLHGTAFEHNGVTVGPAICYEGLYGDFYGDFVRRGAQFMAIISNDGWWGDTPGYKHLFSISRLRAIEHRRAIARSANTGKSGFIAPRGEVGETLGWEKRGVLSAAVPLNSETTFYTRYGDYLARIAEYVLLLSLLYFIAYRVKRRNHLVK from the coding sequence ATGTTGCGCAGATTTGCAGCGGTAATCCTATCGGCCATTCTCCTCGCGCCCGGGTGGCTCGGGATCTCGGGAATGACGCTCTTCGCCGGGCTCGTACCCCTGCTGTGGATCAGCGACTCATACGGAGACTCCCGACGCGAATGGTGGGGCATGTTCGGGTGGGCGGCGCTCGCCTTCGTCCTCTGGAACATCCTGACCGTATGGTGGATCTGGTTCGCAACGCCCGTCGGACCCGTGGCCGCGACCCTCGCCTCCACGACCGTGAACCTCTTCGCCTTCATGCTCTTCCATACCGTCTCCAGAAAGGCGCACAAGGCCCTCGCCTACGTGACCCTCGTCTCGGCATGGATCGCAACCGAATACTGGTATACCGTCGGCGACTTCTCCTGGCCCTGGCTCATCCTCGGAAACGGGTTCTCGCACGAAGTCTGGGCCGTACAATGGTATGAATACACCGGGGTGTTCGGAGGTTCGCTTTGGGTGCTGGTGGCCAACATCCTGATCTTCGAGGCCTGGAAAGAGCGCCGCAACCTCCGGAAATGGATCGCCCCGGCCCTGGCCGTCGGGCTGCCGATCATCGCGTCGCTTATCATCCGCAGCAGCTGGTCCCAACCCGACGAGGGAACGGTCCGCGTCAGCATCATCCAGCCCAACGTGGACTGTTACGACAAGTTCCACGGCGATGCGGAGCGCCAGAAGCAGAACATCCTCGACCTGCTCGCACAGGTGCCGCAGGATGCGCAGTTCATCCTGCTGCCCGAAACCGCCGTCCCGGGATACTACCGCGAACCGGCCCTGAGCGACTCCCCGTGGAGCGACGGACTCCCGGGGACATTCTGGGAACAACTCACCGACTCGCTCCGCAGCCGTCATCCGAACGCCCTGCTCATCGCCGGAACCAACACCATCCGAAGCTATCCCGCCGGGGCCCAGACCGAAACGGCACGGCCCGACCGCTTCGGAACCGGGTATTACGACGTCTTCAATACGGCTGTCGGGCTCGACTCCGCAGGGAGAATGCAGCTCCACCACAAGGGACGTCTGGTTATCGGCGTCGAGAATACCCCCACGTGGGTATTCGACGTGCTGCGCTTCCTGGTCATCGACCTCGGAGGCGTCGTCGGACAGATCGGAAAAGGTCTCCACGGCACGGCATTCGAACACAACGGTGTCACGGTCGGACCCGCCATCTGTTACGAAGGCCTCTACGGCGATTTCTACGGCGATTTCGTGCGGCGAGGAGCGCAGTTCATGGCCATCATCTCCAACGACGGATGGTGGGGCGACACACCCGGATACAAACACCTCTTCTCCATCTCACGCCTGCGCGCCATCGAACACCGCCGCGCCATCGCCCGCTCGGCAAATACCGGAAAATCCGGATTCATAGCCCCACGCGGCGAGGTCGGCGAAACCCTCGGATGGGAAAAGCGGGGCGTCCTCTCCGCCGCCGTGCCGCTCAACTCCGAAACAACCTTCTACACCCGATACGGCGACTATCTGGCCCGAATCGCCGAGTATGTCCTGCTGCTCTCGCTGCTCTACTTCATCGCCTACCGCGTCAAACGAAGGAACCATCTCGTGAAATAA
- a CDS encoding IS4 family transposase has product MNKGKYVFSQLLSFLDPFVFLRISKKYGGDKYVKTFSCWNQLAVMMFGQLSNRESLRDLVLATHAHANKAFHLGFGKHASKSTLADANANANRDYRIFEEFAYRVMVEARQCRATEIFKLGGKVYAFDSSTIDLCLSVFSWALFRKKKGGIKLHTLYDIETQIPTFFHITPARNHDTRAMDAIPYEENSFYIFDRAYNDFGRLFTIDGVGAYFVVRGKKNNDFKPMRWKRRLPAGVMSDAVGYMDGQLTMSKYPEKIRRILYLDPESGRTFIFFTNALNINPLKVAELYHNRWQIELFFKWLKQHLKVKKFWGQTENAVRIQIYTAVTAYCMMAIVQKKMDVQRSIYEMLQLVSVSLTDTVELKTLFCKPNCNIVNEPDGSTEPTLF; this is encoded by the coding sequence GATCCGTTTGTATTTCTCAGAATATCAAAGAAATATGGCGGAGACAAGTATGTCAAGACCTTTTCCTGCTGGAACCAACTGGCTGTCATGATGTTCGGACAACTGTCCAACCGGGAAAGCCTCAGGGATCTTGTGCTGGCGACACATGCGCACGCGAACAAGGCCTTTCATCTGGGCTTCGGGAAACACGCCTCAAAGAGTACTCTTGCCGATGCCAATGCCAATGCCAACCGGGATTACCGTATCTTTGAGGAGTTCGCCTACAGAGTGATGGTAGAGGCAAGGCAGTGCAGGGCGACCGAGATATTCAAGCTCGGAGGCAAGGTATATGCCTTCGACTCAAGCACGATCGACCTGTGCCTCAGCGTCTTTAGCTGGGCCCTGTTCAGAAAGAAGAAAGGAGGGATCAAGCTCCATACCCTGTATGACATTGAGACGCAGATCCCGACATTCTTCCATATAACACCGGCCAGAAACCATGACACAAGGGCGATGGATGCAATACCGTATGAGGAGAACTCGTTCTACATCTTCGACCGTGCATACAACGACTTCGGCAGGCTATTCACCATTGACGGCGTGGGTGCATACTTCGTGGTCAGGGGCAAGAAGAACAACGACTTCAAGCCCATGAGATGGAAGCGCAGGCTGCCTGCAGGTGTCATGTCCGATGCCGTCGGATATATGGACGGCCAGCTGACGATGAGCAAATATCCCGAGAAGATCAGACGGATACTGTACCTGGATCCGGAGTCCGGCAGGACTTTCATCTTCTTCACAAACGCCCTGAATATAAACCCGTTGAAGGTGGCCGAACTGTACCACAACAGGTGGCAGATAGAGCTGTTCTTCAAATGGCTGAAGCAGCACCTTAAGGTTAAAAAATTCTGGGGGCAGACCGAGAATGCCGTAAGGATCCAAATCTACACTGCTGTAACCGCCTACTGCATGATGGCGATTGTCCAGAAGAAGATGGATGTCCAACGGTCAATCTACGAGATGCTTCAGCTTGTAAGTGTCTCACTTACAGACACTGTCGAACTCAAGACCCTGTTCTGTAAACCTAACTGCAATATTGTCAATGAACCGGATGGTTCTACCGAACCTACTTTATTTTAA